The following are encoded together in the Panthera leo isolate Ple1 chromosome B4, P.leo_Ple1_pat1.1, whole genome shotgun sequence genome:
- the TSPAN8 gene encoding tetraspanin-8 — protein MAGVSGCLKYSMFIFNFLFWLCGIVILAIAIWVRVSKDGQEILSPGDSSTNPYVSVNILIAVGSVIMILGFLGCCGAVKESRCMLLLFFIGLLLILLLQVAAGILGATFKSESERILNETLYENVKLLEAADNDAKAFQKALAEFQEEFKCCGLVNGPADWGNNFQQNSKSCACPGPSDSSCTLYDGIYVYKQPCISLIKDVVAKHILIVIGIAFGLAVIEILGLVFSMVLYCQIGNK, from the exons ATGGCAGGTGTGAGTGgctgtttaaaatattctatgtttATCTTCAACTTCTTGTTCTGg CTATGTGGCATCGTGATCCTAGCAATAGCGATTTGGGTACGAGTAAGCAAAGACGGTCAAGAG atTCTCAGCCCTGGGGATTCTAGCACTAACCCCTATGTTTCAGTGAATATCTTGATTGCTGTGGGTTCTGTCATCATGATTCTGGGTTTCCTGGGATGCTGTGGTGCCGTGAAAGAAAGCCGCTGCATGCTTCTTTTG tttttcatagGCTTGCTTTTGATCCTGCTTCTGCAAGTAGCAGCAGGCATCTTAGGAGCTACTTTCAAATCTGAG TCCGAGCGCATTCTGAATGAGACTCTCTATGAAAATGTAAAGCTTTTGGAAGCAGCAGATAATGATGCCAAAGCATTCCAGAAAGCCCTGGCTGAATTTCAAGAAGAG TTTAAATGCTGTGGTTTGGTCAATGGACCTGCTGACTGGGGAAATAATTTTCAACAGAATTCCAAGTCATGTGCATGTCCGGGTCCATCAGATTCTTCTTGTACACTGTATGATGGCATATATGTTTACAAACAG ccATGCATTTCTTTGATAAAAGACGTAGTTGCAAAACATATTCTCATAGTAATTGGAATTGCGTTTGGACTGGCAGTAATTGAG atactTGGTCTGGTATTTTCTATGGTCCTGTACTGCCAGATTGGGAACAAATGA